The Thermoanaerobacterales bacterium genome includes the window CGTAGCTGCACCAGTTACACAGAAAGCCGATAATTTTCGGTTCAAATGCTTTCTCCATTCCCGCCCCTTCTTTCTTAAAGACTTTGCGAGGTTGGAAACCGAACCGCTACCCTTTTCTACCACCTCCGCAGAAACAAACTTCATAGCGTTATTCAAAAGGGCGAAAACGCCGTTACAGGCCTGCCGCCAGTCAATTAACCAGACAAGGAAAAAGCCCCCGTAAACCGCCTTCGGCCACTCACCGCCAACCGCTTGTCCGAATATTTTTTCTTATTCTAACAAAGCAACCAGTCCATTTCAAGCACCACATCCCCGAACAGGCCCCGGGCCGTCCGCTTCGGCCGCCGGTCTTCCAGGCCCGGCAAGGGCCCCGGGGAAAGGGTGATGTGCCGGTACTTCGTCAAGCGAGAGCGGAAATCCTGCCATAACACAAGCGAAAGTCATAAAAGAAACATTTCCCAAAGTCATCGCCGGCAGGTCCTTCTACCGGACAACCAGGCGCCGCATCAGGTACAGCGGCAGCGGCGCCAAGACGACCGCCACAAGTAAGAGCCACGCAAAGTCCCCCGCCAGGTACGGTCCGACTTGACCCAGCACCAGCCCGCGGGTCAGGTTTACGACGTGGTACAGCGGGCTTGCCCAGGCCAGGGCCTGCACGGCCGGCGGCAGGTCGGTAAGCGGGAAGAAGACCCCGGAAAACAGGAACAGCGGTGTGATAACCAAGGACCAGAAGTAGTTGAAGTTATCAATATTCGGAACCAGCCCCACCCAGACCATGGCCAGGATCCCGAAGAGCAGGCCCGCCGCCGCCAGGACCGGCGGGACCAGGAGCGCCCAGGGCGACTGCACCAGGCCCAGGAGGAAGATCACCAGGAGAATCACCGTCCCGTAGAGGACGCTCTTGAAGGTTCCATAAAGGATCTCCCCCACCGTCACGTCGTCCATGCCCACCGGGGTCGCCACCATAGCCTGAAAGGTCTTTTGGTACTCCATCCGGATGAAGGTCCCGTAGGTGTTCTCGTAGGTGGTGGCAAACATGGCGGAGGAGGCGATCAGCCCCGGGGCGAGGAACTGCAGGTAGCTCATCCCCTCGATCCGCTGCACGTAAGCGCCAAGGCCCACCCCCAGCGCCGTCAGGTAAAGCAGAGGCTCGATGAAATTAAAGGTCAGGTTGACCTTCCAGTTGCGCCGGAAGACGACCAGGTGGCGGCGAAAAACCGCCCAGGTCGCCGCCGGCGCCAGGTCCACCCGTAGAAACTCACTCCTCAAACCATCCACCCCCCACCGTTTAAGCAAAGACTCAGTTTTAAGTTTTAAGTAAAGGGTCAGGCACTTTTCTTAAAGGTACTTTTATAATCAAACGACTTTTAAGTAAGGGGCCTGACCCCTTACTTAAAAGTCGTCGGACAGGCCCCTGCCGGTCAGTTTCAGGAAGACGTCCTCCAGGGTGGCCGGGCGAAGGAGCTGGTGGCCGAAACGCCACGGCAGGGCCTGAACGGCGTTTAACAACACCTTCCCCTCGTGCGGATAGAGCACCAGGTTCTCCCCGACCACCTGGTACCCCCGCACCAGGCTCTCCAGGGCCGCCGCCACCGGCGCCGGGTCACGGCCCCCAAGGCCCAGCTCGAGCACCTCGGCCCCGATATGCCGGGAGACCATTTCCGCAGGCGCCCCCTCCTCGAGAATGCGTCCCCGGTCCATGATCACCAGGCGGTCGCAGAGCTGGGCGGCCTCGTCAAGGTAGTGGGTCGTCAGGACAAGGGTCACACCCCGCTCCTTGAGCCGCCGCAGCTTCTGCCAGACGAGGTGGCGCGCCTGGGGGTCCAGGCCGGTCGTCGGCTCGTCGAGGATCACGATCGCCGGATCGTTGATCAGCGCCCGGGCGATGATCAGCCGCCTTTTCATGCCGCCGGAGAGCTTATCCACCTTTACCCCGGCCTTCCCCTCCAGGCCGAAGAAGGCCAGTAGTTCGCGTGCCTTCGCGGCGGCCAGGGCGCGGGGCAGGCCGAAGAAACCGGCGTACACCAGGAGATTGTCCAGGACTTTGAGGTCCGGGTCCAGGTTGTTCTCCTGCGGCACCACGCCGAGGCGCCTCTTGATCTCCCGCGGACGGGTGCGAACGTCCATCCCCAGGACCGTGAGCTTCCCCGCCGTCACCGGAGAAAAGGCGTAAATCATCCGTACCGTGGAGGTCTTCCCGGCCCCGTTGGGCCCCAGCAAGCCGAAACACTCCCGGGCCCGTACGGCGAAATCGATCCCGGCCACGGCCCGCAGACCGTTATACTCCTTTACAAGGTTCTCAGCTATGATGACATTTTCCATTCAACATCACCGCCCGGCCCTGTCCGCCGGTCAAACCACCCTTAAAACCACAATCAGCAATTTCCAATTTCTAATTTCCAAATTACTCCCTCGCCTGCAGGAAAACCCCCGCCAGGATGAGAACCCCTCCGGCCGTCTGAAACGCGGTAAGAGTCTCCCCCAGCAGCCAGAACCCCAGCAACGCCGTCACCGCCGGCTCCAGGGTGGCAATGATCGAGGCGCGGGAGGCGCCAATGAGGGCTATCCCTTTGAACATCGCCCCCAAGGCAAGGGCCGTAGCCACCAGGCCGAGATAGACAAGCCAGCCCCAGGTGGCCGGGGACACCGAACCCCAGAGTTCCCCGGTCAGCAGGCCCAGGCCCAGGAAGAACACCGCCGCAAAAGAGACCACGTAGGTGTTCAAGACCACCACCGGCACGTCCCGCACCAGGCGCGCCCCGGCGACATAGAAGCCGGCGTTGAACAGGGCGGCGGCAACGGCGAACATCACCCCACGTGTGTCCAGGCCGTCAAAGGGCAGACCAAGGATCACCGCCGCACCGCCGAAGGTCAGGGCCAGGGCGGCGCCCTTGCGCCAGGTCAGGGGTTCATGCAGAAAGGCGGCGGCCAGCAGGGTCACAATCGCGGGATAGAGATAGAGCAGGAGAACGGCCATCCCGGCCGTGATGTAGCGGAAAGCGTAAAAAAGAGCCAGTACGGTCGTCACGTGCCCGGCCAGCGCGAGGGCCAGGATCAGCGCCGCCTGGCGGCGGGGCAGCCGCCAGGCCGTGCGCCGGATGCCGACGGCCGCCCAAAAGGCCAGGGCGGCCACCAGGTAGCGCACGGCGAGCGCCATAATGACCGTCGCCCCACCGCCGTAGGCCAGTTTGGCGGCAATGGCCTCCGTGGAAAAAGCGACCGTGGCCGCTATCGTCAACAGAATCCCGATGCGGACGTCGGAAGAGTTGTCTGTGCCCTGATCCATCACGGGGTAACGGCTCGCCTCCACTTCTCGGCACGCAAAGGCAGCCTGCGCGCGGCAGGCTGCCTTCAGTATAAACCATATGTCAATTATAAACTACTCATCGTCCAAGGTGCTGTACACGTTCCTGGGGGCTGATGATACTGGTGATGCGCACCCCGAAGTTCTCGTTGACGACCACAACCTCACCATGAGCGACCGGGATGCCGTTCACCAGGATCTCTACCGGCTCGTCCACCATGGCCGAAAGCTCCACGACGGCCCCCGGCGTCAGGCCCAGGACCTCCTTGATCGGACGCCGGGTGCGTCCGAGCACAACGGTAACCTTCAACGGGATGTCCAGGAGCATCTGCAGCTTTTCCTGCTCGGCCGGCGACAGCCCGGCGGCCGCCGCCGACAGCCCCACTGATGCAGCGCCGGTTACCGCGGAGACGCCCTTGCCTTCCCCCGCCGGCGGGCCGGCGGCCGCCGCGGGCGCAGGGGTCTCCCCCGCCGGGGCGGGCGGGGTTTCGACCGCCGCCGATTCCCCGGCGAAGAGGTTCTCCATGCCGCCCAGGAGGAAGGCCGCCTCTTCGCGCGCCGTGGCGATGCTCAGGACCTCCATGATCTCGGTGTCCAGGATCTCGCCGACCGTCATGCGGAAGCGGATGACGACGACCGGTTCCCCGACCTCGGAGGAAAGGTCATCGTCGCTCTTGAGCACCCGCACTTTCGGCGGCGAGATGGATACCGTACACCCGAAGATGGTGGACATCGCCGTTGCCGCCGAGCCCATCATCTGGTTCATGGCCTCCGCGGTGGCGCTGATTTCCAGCTCGGAGAGTTCTTCAGCCGGGGACGAACCGTCATTGCCCATCATAAGGTCGGCGATAATCGCCGCGTCCCGGGTCTTGATCACCAGCAGGTTGGATCCCTGCAGCCCCTCCGTGAAACGAACCTCGATCAGCAGGTAGGGGACGTTGAACTCCTTCATCAACTCCCGCTGGCTGGTAACGTCGACCCGCGGACTGGTGATGTTTACCCTGTGGTTCAAGAGGGTGGAAAGGGTGGTCGCCGCCGAGCCCATGGCGATGTTGGCGATCTCGCCGAGGGCGTCCTTCTCCATGGGAGTAACCGCGTTCTCCGGAGATTCCGGCGTGCTCGACGGTGCAACGGGCTGCCCGCGGGAGGCGCCGAGCAGGGCATCGATCTCTTCCTGATTTAATATCGTAGGATCATGCTGGTCGGCCACGACTAGTCACCTGCTTCTGCCAGGCTCGTGATCTGGACCGCCATGAAGCGGCCGAGGATCCCGGCCTGGACCTTGTATTTCAGTTCATCCTCAATGAAGAGGTCCAAGTCCTGTTTGAAACGGCGGCCCAGCGGCAGCACGTCTCCCTCCTGCAGTTGCACGAAATCTCGCACGGTGATCACCGTCTCGCCCACGACCACACTCAGGTTCACGGTCGCGCCCTGGAGCCAATCGGCCACCTGTTCCCGCTCCATCTCCCCGCTTTCAAGCGCGACACCGTACTGCCGGTAGCTGGTAAGGTTGGCCAGAACGGGCTCAAGGAGGCTGTGCGGCAGGCAAAGGTTGATCGGCCCGGCGGCGGCGTTATTCAGGCTGGACTGGAAGGTGATGACCGCCACCACATCCCCCGGGGAGATAATCCGCTGCAAGCGGGGGTTGGTCTCTATCGATTCGACCGCCGGCTCAACCCGGTAGATATCGTGCCATGCCAGGCGCAGGCTTTCCAGGAGCTTCCCGGAGAACTTGCGCGCCAGGGCCAGTTCGATTTCCGTCAATTCCCGAACCTTTTCGGGCAACGCGCCCGGCCCGCCGAGCAACAGATCAATGATGGGAAAAAGAAACTCGGCGTTGGTCTCAAGTACCGCCACGCCCTTCAGGGGTTTCAAGGAGAAGACGGTGAGCACCGTCGGCGTGGGCACCGAGCGCATGAACTCGTCAAAGGTATACTGTTCGACCGAACTCGCGTGAACCGCGACGGTCGCCCGCAGGTAGCCCGAAAGATAGCTGGAGAGTATGCGGGCAAAATTGTCGTGCAGGGTCTGCAGGTGTTTCAACTGGTCTTTCGAGAACTTGTTCGGCCGGCGAAAGTCGTAGACCTTGTGCTTTCCGGCCTGCCGCGTCTCACGCATTTCCTCCACGGTGACCTCGCCGGAGGAGAAAGCGCTCAGCAGCCGATCGATTTCTTCCTGCGAGAGGATCTCTTTAGACAATCCGGGTTTCTCCCTCTCCTTTAGCTTTGTCCCAGGACGCGCTCGATGGCCTGGAGCATGCGCTCCTGCTGGAAGGGCTTGACGATGAAGTCTTTCGCCCCGGCCTGGATGGCCTCCATGACCATGCTCTGCTGCCCCATGGCGCTGACCATAATAATGTTGGCGTTGGGGTCGATCTGGCGAATGGCCTTGACCCCTTCGATGCCGTCGACGTCGGGCATCGTGATGTCCATGGTCACCAGGTCGGGCTGGGTTTCCTTGTACAGTTGGGCGGCGGCAGCGCCGTTCTCCGCCTCGCCGACGACCTCGTAGCCCGATTTCACGAGTATGTTCTTAATCATCATCCGCATAAAGGCCGCGTCGTCGGCGATGAGGATCCTCTTCCCCACGTTCGTCTCCCTCCTGTAACCTCTCCGGTATCTTTCAGTACTTCAAATGGCTATTCCCAGGGCCTTCAAGAGCACGGCCAGGGAATTTATCTCCGTCAGCAGTAAAAAGTGGCTTTGGATAGCCTCGGCGTCGCCTTCCGAGAAAACGGTGTCGACCAGCAGGATATTGTCTTCGGCGTAACCGCTGGCGGCCAGGCCCGCGCTCAGCACGGCGCCCAGCATGTCGCAGGCCAGCATCGGCACCCCGGGCTTCAGTTCCAGCCCGGTCAAGGTGCCGATGGCGCTGGCAAAGTTGCCCGTGAGAATGTTCCCGGCCTCCATCAGGACGGAACGGCCCATTTCGTCCAGTTCGGTGGTTTCGCCCGGAACGCGGCCGAGAAGCAGGTCCACCAGGCGCAGAGCGCTGGCCTCACTGAACAGGTAGACGATAGCGCCCTGGATGTCCCCGGTCACCCGCAACTGGACGCAGGCCACAGACTCCTCCATTCCCCCGACGTAGTCGAGCACCTCGTCCAGGGGCAGAAAGGCGGCCTTCGGCACGCTGATGTTCACCCGCGCGCCCAGCAGGCTCGCGAGGGCGGTGGCCGCGTTGCCGGCGCCGATGTTGCCTATTTCCTGGAGCACGTCCAACTGCATGGCGGAAAACGCCTTGGAACTCTCCATAACTCAACCCCTACCTCTTTATATAAAACGACATCGCCACCCGCTCGAATCCCAGCTCACGGTACTCGAAGATGCTCTCGCTCGCCCCCAGGAAGAGCACGCCTCCCGGGTTGAGGGCCCGGGCGAAACCGCTGTTGATCCGGTACTGCGCCTCGCGCGTGAAGTAGATCTGGACGTTACGGCAAACGATCAAGTCATAACCCGTCCCATAGGCGTCTGTCAGGAGGTCATGGCGGCGGAAATTGACCCGCCGCTTGATATCTTCGACAACGGCAAAGGTGCCGTTT containing:
- a CDS encoding DMT family transporter, which codes for MDQGTDNSSDVRIGILLTIAATVAFSTEAIAAKLAYGGGATVIMALAVRYLVAALAFWAAVGIRRTAWRLPRRQAALILALALAGHVTTVLALFYAFRYITAGMAVLLLYLYPAIVTLLAAAFLHEPLTWRKGAALALTFGGAAVILGLPFDGLDTRGVMFAVAAALFNAGFYVAGARLVRDVPVVVLNTYVVSFAAVFFLGLGLLTGELWGSVSPATWGWLVYLGLVATALALGAMFKGIALIGASRASIIATLEPAVTALLGFWLLGETLTAFQTAGGVLILAGVFLQARE
- a CDS encoding chemotaxis protein CheC encodes the protein MESSKAFSAMQLDVLQEIGNIGAGNAATALASLLGARVNISVPKAAFLPLDEVLDYVGGMEESVACVQLRVTGDIQGAIVYLFSEASALRLVDLLLGRVPGETTELDEMGRSVLMEAGNILTGNFASAIGTLTGLELKPGVPMLACDMLGAVLSAGLAASGYAEDNILLVDTVFSEGDAEAIQSHFLLLTEINSLAVLLKALGIAI
- the fliY gene encoding flagellar motor switch phosphatase FliY translates to MADQHDPTILNQEEIDALLGASRGQPVAPSSTPESPENAVTPMEKDALGEIANIAMGSAATTLSTLLNHRVNITSPRVDVTSQRELMKEFNVPYLLIEVRFTEGLQGSNLLVIKTRDAAIIADLMMGNDGSSPAEELSELEISATAEAMNQMMGSAATAMSTIFGCTVSISPPKVRVLKSDDDLSSEVGEPVVVIRFRMTVGEILDTEIMEVLSIATAREEAAFLLGGMENLFAGESAAVETPPAPAGETPAPAAAAGPPAGEGKGVSAVTGAASVGLSAAAAGLSPAEQEKLQMLLDIPLKVTVVLGRTRRPIKEVLGLTPGAVVELSAMVDEPVEILVNGIPVAHGEVVVVNENFGVRITSIISPQERVQHLGR
- a CDS encoding ABC transporter permease, producing the protein MRSEFLRVDLAPAATWAVFRRHLVVFRRNWKVNLTFNFIEPLLYLTALGVGLGAYVQRIEGMSYLQFLAPGLIASSAMFATTYENTYGTFIRMEYQKTFQAMVATPVGMDDVTVGEILYGTFKSVLYGTVILLVIFLLGLVQSPWALLVPPVLAAAGLLFGILAMVWVGLVPNIDNFNYFWSLVITPLFLFSGVFFPLTDLPPAVQALAWASPLYHVVNLTRGLVLGQVGPYLAGDFAWLLLVAVVLAPLPLYLMRRLVVR
- the fliM gene encoding flagellar motor switch protein FliM; the encoded protein is MSKEILSQEEIDRLLSAFSSGEVTVEEMRETRQAGKHKVYDFRRPNKFSKDQLKHLQTLHDNFARILSSYLSGYLRATVAVHASSVEQYTFDEFMRSVPTPTVLTVFSLKPLKGVAVLETNAEFLFPIIDLLLGGPGALPEKVRELTEIELALARKFSGKLLESLRLAWHDIYRVEPAVESIETNPRLQRIISPGDVVAVITFQSSLNNAAAGPINLCLPHSLLEPVLANLTSYRQYGVALESGEMEREQVADWLQGATVNLSVVVGETVITVRDFVQLQEGDVLPLGRRFKQDLDLFIEDELKYKVQAGILGRFMAVQITSLAEAGD
- a CDS encoding response regulator, with product MGKRILIADDAAFMRMMIKNILVKSGYEVVGEAENGAAAAQLYKETQPDLVTMDITMPDVDGIEGVKAIRQIDPNANIIMVSAMGQQSMVMEAIQAGAKDFIVKPFQQERMLQAIERVLGQS
- a CDS encoding ATP-binding cassette domain-containing protein, with product MENVIIAENLVKEYNGLRAVAGIDFAVRARECFGLLGPNGAGKTSTVRMIYAFSPVTAGKLTVLGMDVRTRPREIKRRLGVVPQENNLDPDLKVLDNLLVYAGFFGLPRALAAAKARELLAFFGLEGKAGVKVDKLSGGMKRRLIIARALINDPAIVILDEPTTGLDPQARHLVWQKLRRLKERGVTLVLTTHYLDEAAQLCDRLVIMDRGRILEEGAPAEMVSRHIGAEVLELGLGGRDPAPVAAALESLVRGYQVVGENLVLYPHEGKVLLNAVQALPWRFGHQLLRPATLEDVFLKLTGRGLSDDF